Below is a window of Janthinobacterium lividum DNA.
CTGGACCAGGCGGAGGAAGCCATCGCCGCGTATGAACAGGCGATCGCGCTTGATGGCAGTTTCGCCCAGGCGTTGAGCAATCTGGGATTGCTTCAATGCAAACAAAAGAATTACACGGCGGCCATTGATTACTGCGCAAGAGTGCTGCGCCTGCAGCCGGACGATGCGCAAGCCTGCGGCCAGCTCGCGATCGCCTACGGCGCCGCCGAAGAGCGGGACAATGCCTTGAAATACTTCCAGCAAGCCATCGACCTGGCCCCTGGCAAAGCGGCGAACCACAGGCAGCTGGCCGATTACTACAGCACCATCAAGCGCTATCCTCTCGCGGTGGAGGCATACCGCCGCACCCTGGAACTCGATTCCGGCGATAGCGAAACGCATAACCACCTGGGTGTCGCCCTGCAAGAGCTGGAGCAATACGAGGCAGCCACCGCCTCCTATGAGCGCGCGCTCGAACTGGAACCGAAAAACATTTCGGCGCTGTGCAACCTCGGTTCGACGCGGCAGGCGCAGAAGCAATTGGAACACGCAAAGCAGACTTATCTGGCCGCACTCGCCATCGATCCCGCGTTTGAGCGCGCGCACTTCGCACTCGGCAATTGCTACGTGCTCATGAACGAGCCCCTGCTGGCGCTGGAGTGCTACCACAAGACGCTGGAAATCAATCCCGACTATCGCGACGCCTACGTCAACATCAGCGCCACTTTCAGCAATATCGGCAGGATAGAAGAAGCGATTGAAACCTGTCGCAAGGGCCTGGCCGTCTGCCCGCTGTGGGAAACCCTGTTCAGCAACTACCTGTTCTTGCTGTCGCATAGCACCGAGATCGATCCGCAGGCGCTCTTTGCCGAGCATCAGCGCTTCAGCGACACCTTTGAAACGCATATCGCCAAAGGACGCGCGGGACACAACAATACCCGCGACCCGCTGCGCACGCTGAAAGTCGGCTTCGTGTCGGGCGACCTGCACAACCATCCAGTGCCGCATTTCCTCATTCCGATACTGGAAAATATCGCCGATGGCGCCCGGTTGTCACTGTATGCGTACCACAACAATCCGCAAAACGACGATATAACGGAGCGCCTGCGGGAGGTCATTCCCCACTGGCGCCAGGTCGAGCACCTGTCCGATCCGGACCTGGGCCAGCTGATCCGCGACGATGGCATCGATATCCTGATCGATTTGTCCGGCCACACGGGCAAGAACCGGCTGCTCATGTTTGCCGCCAAACCCGCCCCCGTCCAGGCCAGCTGGATCGGCTACCCGCTCACGACAGGGTTGCAATCGATCGATTACTATCTGGGCGATCAGTACTTCACACCACCGAACGAATTAGGCGACCAATTCTCCGAGAAACTGTTGCTGCTTCCCGCCTGCGTTCCCTTCCTGCCGTCCAAGCTGGCGCCGAGCGTCCAGCCCGCACCAGCATTGACAAATGGCTACATCACGTTTGGCAGTTTCAACCGCACCAATAAAATCAATCGCCAGGTCATCGCGCGCTGGGCCAGGGTGCTGCGCGCCGTCCCCGACTCCAAAATGATCGTGGCAGCCATGCCGAAATCGGAAGCGCCGCCACAACTGGCGGCCTGGTTCGCGGAAGAAGGCATTGCGCAGGAGCGCCTGACCTTCGAAGGACGCACGGGCATGGCCCAGTTCATGGCCATCCATCACCGCATCGACATTTGCCTTGATGCCTTCCCGTATTGCGGCAGCACGACGACCCTGCATGCGCTGTGGATGGGCGTGCCCACGCTCACGACGGCAGGCCCCACCATGCCTAGCCGCGCCGGCAACATGATCTTGCGCCAGGTCGAACTCGATGATTTTATCGCCACCGACGAAGATGATCTCGTGCGCAAGAGCGTGGCCATGGCGGCCAACCCCATGTTGCTGGGCGCCTACCGCTTCAGCATGCGGCACCGCCTGGAACGCTCCGTCCTGGGCAAGCCCAAGCTGATCACGGAAGGCCTGGAAAATGGCCTGCGCATCATCTGGCAACGCTGGTGTGAAGGCTTGCCGCCAGTCTCGTTCGAAGCACCCGTGGCCGTGCCCAACCCGCCGATCGGATTATGATGAGCGCTCAAAAAAACAAACCAGTCTATGTCACCCAGCCCCTGCTGCCGCCGCTGGAGGATTTCCTGCCGTATCTGGAAACGATCTGGAACAACAAGATCCTGACCAATGGCGGCCCGTTCCACCAGCAACTGGAACAGGCGCTGTGCGACTACCTGGGCGTGAAACACATCTGCCTGTTCGCCAATGGCACGCTGGCATTGATGACGGCCTTGCAGGCGCTGCGCATCAACGGCGAAGTCATCACGACGCCGTATTCGTTTGTCGCCACCGCTCATTCGCTGCTTTGGAACAACATCAAGCCCGTCTTTGCCGATATCGAGCCGCACAGCCTGAACCTCGACCCGACCAGGATAGAGGCGGCCATCACGCCGCAGACCACCGCCATCATGCCCGTGCATTGCTACGGCCGGCCATGCGACATCGAAGCCATCGAGAAAATTGCCGACAACTACAATCTGAAGGTGATCTACGATGCGGCGCATGCGTTCGGCGTGCGCCATCGGGGCGGCAGCGTGCTCAATCACGGCGACCTTTCCGTGATCAGCTTTCATGCCACCAAGATCTTCAACACCTTCGAAGGCGGCGCCATCGTCTGCCCCGACGCCAAGACCAAGCAACGCATCGACCACCTGAAAAACTTCGGCTTCGTCGATGAAGTTACGGTCGTCGCCGCTGGCATCAATGGCAAGATGAGCGAGATCAATGCCGCCTTCGGCTTGCTGCAGCTCAAGGGCATCGACGGCGCGCGCCAAAAGCGCAAGGCGATCGATGCGCATTACCGCCAGCAACTGGCCGGCATCCCAGGTATCACCTGCCTGCAGCAAGGTGAGGGCGAGGCGACCAACCACGCGTATTTCCCTATCCTGGTCGGCCCCGGCTACCCGCTGTCGCGCGACGCCCTGTTCCAGTTGCTGCGCGACCAGGAAATCTACGCGCGCCGCTATTTTTACCCGCTGATCAGCGACTTCCCCATGTATCGCGGCATGCCGTCCGCGGCGCACGCCAACCTGCCCGTGGCGCGGCTGGCGTCATCGCAGGTAATCTGCCTGCCGATCTATCCGGACCTGGAGATGGCAACCGTGGATGCCATTATCGCCATGATCGCCGCCCCCGCGCTGCAACAAGAACCTCTACGGAACATAGCCTGATGCAAATTTCCACCGAAACGAATTTTTCCGGCGTGGCGGAGAACCATCCCTGGTCGGCTCAATTCACGGTACTGGGCTACACGGATGGCGCCATCAGCACCCTGCCCCATCAATTCTTCCGCAACTGGCTGGACCAGGAACCGGAGAACGGCCACTTTTATATCGGGCGCGGCTCCTGTTTCGGCGTCGGTTCGATCGTGAAATATGACAGCGGACAGCAAAGCCTGTGCGTTGGACGCTATGTAGCCGGTGGCTCGCGCCTGAGTTTCATCCTCAATGGCCAGCACGAAATGCGCACGATCTCGACATACATGCTGTCGATCCTCGGCGGCGGATTAAAAAATGTGCCCCCGCCGCAGTATGCCGACACGGTCATCAAAAACGACGTCTGGATCGGCGACGAAGTGATGGTGCTGGGCGGCAGCGTGATCGAAAACGGCTGCATCATCGGCGCCCGCGCGCTGCTGCCGCCGAATTTTCGCTCGGAACCGTATGGCATTTATGCGGGCTCGCCGGCGCGCCTGGTGCGCTACCGCTTCACGGAAAAAGTCCGTGCCGCCCTGCTGGAACTGGCCTGGTGGGAAATGCCGCTGGAATGGGTACGCAACAATAACGCCATGTTCATGGAAGACCTGTGCGCCGACGAAGTGCAGGCACTGCTGGTCATCGACATCCTGAAAAGCAGCCGTAAGCAATGGGAAGCGGAACACGGCGGCGTGGCAGACTGAACTTGATACGGCTTATCAATTAGATAAAGAAAAATAAATTTCCACACGGCATTTAATAAAGTGGAATGAATGGTCGCCTTGTACTGGTAGGAGCAGATAAACCGTCGCTCCTCACCATAACCACCCAATTAGGAATGACATCATGCTGAGTCTTCACACCAACGCTGCTTCCCTGTCGGCACAAAATTCGATTTCGAATACCCAATCCAAGCTGTCGACTTCGATGACGCGCCTGAGCACCGGCTTCCGCATCAACTCGGCTATGGACGACGCTGCCGGCCTGCAAATCGCAACCCGCCTGAAAGCACAAACCAGCGGCATGACCGTTGCGATGAACAACACGCAAAACAGCACCTCGCTGCTGCAAACGGCCGAAGGCGCGTTCGCCGAAGTTACCAACATGCTGGTACGCATGAAAGACTTGGCTACCCAAGCTTCCGATGCCTCGTCGACCGCCAACGACAAGACCGCCATGCAAGCTGAATACAATGCATTGGGTCAAGAGCTGTACAACGTCATGACCAACACCACGTTCGGCGGCACCAAGCTGCTGGGCGACGGTAGCGCCGCAGCCAAGGGCACACTGTCGGCCTCGATGACGTTCCAGATCGGCGCAAGCTCGAGCGAAACAATGGGCTTCGACGTATCGAGCAACCTGAGCACGCTGAATACCGCCCTGAGCGGCCTGAGCGCGAACTTCTCGAGCGGCGCATCGACCGGCGCCACGGAACTGACCGCTTCCGCCAACGCCACCATCGGCCTGCTGGCTACCGCCATCGACAGCGTCAGCACCGTGCGTTCGGCACTGGGCGCGACGGCCAACCGTCTGGACCACGTCAACACCAACTTGTCGAACATCGCCACCAACACCAAAGCTGCTACCGGCCGCATCATGGACACCGACTTCGCTACCGAAAGCTCGAACATGACGTCGTCGCAAATGCTGCTGCAAGCTGGCACCGCAATGCTGAAACAAAGCAACAGCATGTCCTCGATGGTCATGTCCCTGCTGCAATAATATTGACTTGGCCGCTTGCGGCCAGCCACTCGAAGCCAGACTCCGGTCTGGCTTTTTTTCGTCTATGCCTTGCGCAAGCATGCCGCAATACCGGCCGGACGGGCCGGCTGAGCAATAAACAGCATTTATTTTCAAAAATTTCCTTAAAGCATTTAATTAAGATGGCGGCACGGTCGTCTTGTACTGATAGGAGCAGATAAATCGTCGCTCCTCACCGCAACCACCCAATTAGGAATGACACCATGCTGAGCCTTCACACCAACGCTGCCTCCCTGTCGGCACAAAATTCGATCTCGAATACCCAATCCAAACTGTCGACTTCGATGACGCGCCTGAGCACCGGCTTCCGCATCAACTCGGCCATGGACGACGCTGCCGGCCTGCAAATCGCAACCCGCCTGAAAGCACAAACCAGCGGCATGACCGTTGCGATGAACAACACGCAAAACAGCACCTCGCTGCTGCAAACGGCTGAAGGCGCGTTCGCCGAAGTGACCAACATGCTGGTACGCATGAAAGACTTGGCTACCCAAGCTTCCGATGCCTCGTCGACCGCCAACGACAAGACCGCCATGCAAGCTGAATACAATGCATTGGGTCAAGAGCTGTACAACGTCATGACCAACACCACGTTCGGCGGCACCAAGCTGCTGGGCGACGGCGCGGCTGCTGCCTCCGGCACGCTGTCGACGTCGATGACGTTCCAGATCGGCGCCAGCTCGACGGAAAAAATGAGCTTTGACGTGTCGGGCAACCTGACGGCACTGAACGCAGCCCTGACCGGCCTGAGCAAAAACTTCTCGTCGGCAGCATCGACGGGCGCAACGGAACTGACCGCCACCGCCAACGCCACCATCGGCCTGCTGGCTACCGCCATCGACAGCGTCAGCACCGTGCGTTCGGCACTGGGCGCGACGGCCAACCGTCTGGACCACGTCAACACCAACCTGTCGAACATCGCCACCAACACCAAAGCTGCTACCGGCCGCATCATGGACACCGACTTCGCTACCGAAAGCTCGAACATGACGTCGTCGCAAATGCTGCTGCAAGCTGGCACCGCGATGCTGAAACAAAGCAACAGCATGTCCTCGATGGTCATGTCCCTGCTGCAATAATATTGACTTGGCCGCTTGCGGCCAGTCTCTCGAAGCCAGACTCCGGTCTGGCTTTTTTTTCGCCTGCAGTAGCAGGTAATTCCGGCATATTGAACTAAATTGCCATCATGTTTAACGATGTTGCCGGCATAGTCGCCTATACAAGGTAGAACACCGAACAATTGTCCACTGGAGCCGCCGCGTGCTGAGCATTCATACCAATACTGCCGCACTGTCAGCCCAGCGGGCCATGGGCTGGGCACAGCAAATGCTGTCGACCTCCATGACGCGCCTGAGCACGGGCTTTCGCATCAACTCGGCCATGGACGACGCGGCCGGCTTGCAGATCGCCACAAGGCTGAGCGCCCAGACCAGCGGCATGGCGGTGGCCATGCGCAACACGCAAAACAGTACTTCCCTGCTGCAAACGGCCGAAGGCGCGTTTGGCGAAGTTACCAGCATGCTGGTGCGCATGAAGGATCTGGCCACCCAGGCAGCTGACGCCTCGTCGAGCCAGAAGGACCGCGACGCCATGCAAGGCGAATACGATGCTCTGGGTGCCGAGCTGTACAACGTCATGACGAACACCCGCTATGGCGGCACTTTGTTGCTGGGCAACGGCAGCGCCGGCAAGGGCACCTTGTCGCAAGCCATGACGTTCCAGATCGGCGCCACCGGCAGCGAGACCATGCAGTTCAACGTGGCGGGTGACATGGCGGGCCTGGATGCGGCACTGCAGGCGATCTCCGTCAATTTCGCGCCAGGCGCCACACCCGGCAGCGAATTTACCAGCAACAGCAGCGCCAACGGCATGATCGACCTGCTGGCCGCGGCCGTCGATAAAGTCGGCAGCGTGCGCTCGGCGTTGGGCGCCACCGCGAACCGGCTCGGCCATATCTACAATAACCTGTCCAACATGGTCACCAACACCAAGGCCGCCATCGGCCGCATCATGGATGTCGACTATGCGGCGGAAAGCGCGAACATGACCTCGGCGCAAATGCTGCTGCAAGCCAGTACGGCCATGCTCAAGCAAAGCCAGAGCATGAGCAAACTGATTCTTTCTTTATTACAATAGTCACTGGCAGGGCGCGATGGCGCATCTGATTAATATGTATCAGCAGGAAGCAATGGCATGGCGATAGACCGCATTTCATCGGGCAACCCGGTGCCCCTGATTACCCAGCGCTTCGACGTCAGTCCCGCGACGCCGATGGTGCCGGGCGTGGTGCAGCCGCTGGTGCCCATCGGCCCCTACATGGCGCCCGCGCTCGACGCCGGCACCCTGCCCGCCCAGCTGCAACAGAAGGGACAGGACAGCCTGGCGTCCCTCATCAAGCCCAATGCCGATGGTACGGGCGGCGCCATGCCGCGCGACAGCAGCGCGATGCAAGTCAATCAGCTGTTCTTCACGCGCCAGCTTGTCTGGCAGCCGCCCGACGCGGCGCAGCTGGCCGCCTCGTGGCGGGTAATGGTCAAGACGTATGGCGAGCAATATGCAGCCCTGCAGGAACAGGCGCGCGGCCAGCACGTGCCGGGCAATTTGTTCATGGCCGAGCAGCAACCGGCCCTGCTGCGCGAAGGCGCCCGTCCTCCCTTGAGCATCGACAGCGAAGCGTGGCGCTTTGCCGTGTATGGCTGGGGTGGCCAGCGCCTGCTGCTGCGCGTGCTGGCCAGCGACGAGGAGGAAGATGCAGCGCCCAGGCGGCGCGGCAAGGTGGCGCTGCGCGTTGAACTGATCATCATCGGCATCGGCCGGGTCGTGATCCAGATGGAACCGGCCGGCGACGGCGTGCTGCTGGAACTGGCTGCCGACGAGGAAGCCGCGCTGCGCCATTTGCGCCTGGCCCTGCCCGAGATCGCCGATGCCGTGCGGCGCGCCGGCCTGCGCGTGGTGCGCTGCCGCCTGAACCGCCAGTTGCATGCGCAGCGCGTGCACGGCAATTACCCGATGCAGGCGGGCGCCGCCTCGCTGTCGCTGGCCCTGTTCCGCGCCATGGCCGAAGTGGCGCTGCTGCTGACGCAGCCGGAAGCGGAAGTGGCCGCCGCTCCCGATGCGCCTGCGGCCGAAGCAGAAGCAGAAGAGGAAACCATCATCGTCTCGAAGGAAGTGGCGGCGCCGCTCGGTTACGACTATGGCGATGAAGAAGAAACGGCGCAAGGCAGCAACGTGCTGCTGCTGGCCGACGGCCAGGAGCACGAGCTGCTGCCGCCCATCGACGAACAGGATTGATGCAGCATAAAAAAAACGGCGCCCGAAGCGCCGTTTTTTTATCCTATCGCACTACCCCACCGTGCCGATAATGCTCACCTCGCGGTTTTCCGGGATTTCGTTGTACGACAGCACATGCAGGCCCGGCGCGAACAGGCGCGCGTAGCGGGCCAGCAGCGGACGGATCTGCGGCAGCACCAGCAACAGCGGCGGCGTCGCCTGCTGCTTCATCTGCTCGCGCGCCACCGGCATGTTTACTTGCAGCTGCGACAGCAGATGCGGGTCGATCGGGTAATTATCCAAGGTCACCTTGCCCGCCTGGCGCGCCTGGTTCAGGGAACCGAGCAACATGTTTTCCAGCTCGCCGCCCAGGTTAAACGCCTGCATTTCCATCTTCTGGCCGAACAGGCTGCTGACGATCTGGCGCCGCAGCGCACAGCGCACTTCCGCCGCCAGCAGGATCGGATCCTTGGTCGTTTCCGAGCTGTCGAGCAAGGTGGTGGCGATGGGCACGATATCCTTCAGCGACACATTTTCCGCCAGCAAGACGCGGAACACGCGCAGCAGCTGCGTGTGCGTCAGCGCCTTGTCCAGCGCGCCGGCCAGCTTGGGCGACAGCGCCGTCAGGCGCTCCATCAAGTTCGAGACGTCTTCGTGGCGGAACAGTTCCGGCAAGTATTCGCGCACCATTTTCGACAAGTGCGTGGCAATCACGCTGGGTGCCTCGATGACCTGGTAACCGAGGCCAAGCGCATGCGCCTTTTCACTCGGTTCGATCCACGTGACGGGCATGCCGTAGGCAGGTTCGATGCCGGGAATGCCGTCCAGCTGGCCGTACACATTCGGCGACGGGATCGCCATCAGCCGGTCGGCCTGCACTTCCGCCTGCGCCACCACCGTGCCCGACAGCACGATGGCGTACTGCGACGGCTTCAGGGCCAGGTCGTCGCGCACGCCGATATTCGGCAGCAGCAAGCCCATGGCTTCGGACAGGCTCTGGCGCACGCCCTTGACGCGCTTGTTCAGCGGTTCGCCCTGGGTTTTATCCACCATGCCAACCAGCTTGTAGCCGAGCATCACCATCAGCGGCTGCACGGCAGGCAGTTGCTGCCACTCCAGTTCGGCCGGGCGCTCGTCGCGCAAGGCCGCCTCGATGGCCGCCATGCCAGCCGCGTCGGGCCCCTTCACGCGCTTGGTCAGGCGCCAGGCAACAAAAGCCAGCACGGCCGCAAAGGTCATGAACATGAACCACGGCATGCCCGGAATCAAGGCCAGCGCCACCATCATGCCGGCCGCGCTGTAGATCACCGTTGGCGAGGTCAGCACCTGGCCTGCCACTTGCTGTTCGAAGTCGCCCGAATCGCTGATGCGGGTAACCAGGATGGCGGCCGCGGCCGACAGCAGCAGCGCCGGAATCTGCGCTACCAGGCCATCACCGATGGTCAGCAACGCATATTGGCGGAAGGCATCGCCAAACGACAGGTCGTGCATCAGCGAGCCGATGGCCACGCCGCCAACCATATTGATGATCAGGATCAGAATACTGGCGACGGCATCGCCACGCACGAACTTCGAGGCGCCGTCCATGGCACCATAGAAATCCGCCTCGGCGGCCACGTCCTTGCGGCGGATCTGGGCTTTTTCCTGGTTGATCAGGCCGGCGTTCAGGTCGGCATCGATCGCCATCTGCTTGCCCGGCAAGGCATCGAGGGTAAAGCGCGCGGACACTTCGGAAATACGCTCGGCGCCCTTGGTGACGACGGCGAAGTTGATGATCATCAAGATCACGAAGACCACGATACCGACGACGAAGTTACCACCGATCACGACGTTACCAAACGCCTCGATCACCTTACCGGCCGCATCCGCACCCGTATGGCCGTGCAGCAGCACCACGCGCGTGGACGCCACGTTGAGGGTCAGCCGGAGCATGGTGGTGGCCAGAATCACCGTCGGGAAGACGGAGAAATCGAGCGGCCGCTTGGCCGACACGCTGACGAGGATGACGATCAGTGCCAGCACGATATTGAAAGTGAACAAGATATCGAGCAGCACCGGCGGCAGCGGCAAGATGATCATTGCCAGGATCACCAGCAGGAACAGCGGCGTGGCGAACTTGTGGCGGCGCATTTCAGCAACCACGCGGTTCAGGAAATTCATGAAGGTACTACCTCGCTCAAATGAGATGGCACGACCACCTCGGTGGGAAATGGGGGCTGGGCGGCACGCTGCCCAGTACGGAATGCTTTCAGCTGGAGTATGTAGTTGAGCACCTGCGACACGGCCTGGTACAGCTGCACGGGAATTTGCTGCTGCACCTGGCTGGTGTTGTAGATGGCGCGCGCCAGCGGCGGCAACTCCAGCGTTTCGATATTGTGTTCCTTCGCCACTTGCCGGATATACAGCGCCATTTCGTCGACGCCCTTGGCAACGACAAACGGCGCCTCGGCGCGGTCCTGGTCATACTTGAGCGCGACGGCGTAATGCTCGGGATTGACGATCACCACGTCGGCGTCAGGCACGGTCTTGCGCACGCTGCGCCGGCCGATCTGCTGCTGCAACTGACGGATGCGCTGGCGCACTTCGGGGCGGCCTTCGCT
It encodes the following:
- a CDS encoding tetratricopeptide repeat protein; this translates as MNANALPVVPLDAELQQAITEHQAGRYAEAEELYLRILQAQPYHAIANHNMGLLAGQVGQYQAGLPYLHKALSVNPDEGQFWLSYADGLLKAGEREQALEIVTAAIARGLDNEQSQGLRGRIETAIASTPTTQETQHVIALYQAGHHAELEVASHALTQRYPDSDFAWSVLGTALQLQGKDAFEALQKTAQLAPNDAEAQGNLGTAWQERGMYDQAIDSYTRALELNPDFVEAHGNLAAALQAQGKLEQAELAYRQALALRPDYAKGHFNLGNTLQAMQRSAEAIACYQRALTLLPGDAEIYLNLGNAQQDLQQWQAAIVSYRAVLQLAPHTTAAHANLAAALHGAEDYVGAVASYRRAIALHPDDAKLHNNLGRALQSLDQAEEAIAAYEQAIALDGSFAQALSNLGLLQCKQKNYTAAIDYCARVLRLQPDDAQACGQLAIAYGAAEERDNALKYFQQAIDLAPGKAANHRQLADYYSTIKRYPLAVEAYRRTLELDSGDSETHNHLGVALQELEQYEAATASYERALELEPKNISALCNLGSTRQAQKQLEHAKQTYLAALAIDPAFERAHFALGNCYVLMNEPLLALECYHKTLEINPDYRDAYVNISATFSNIGRIEEAIETCRKGLAVCPLWETLFSNYLFLLSHSTEIDPQALFAEHQRFSDTFETHIAKGRAGHNNTRDPLRTLKVGFVSGDLHNHPVPHFLIPILENIADGARLSLYAYHNNPQNDDITERLREVIPHWRQVEHLSDPDLGQLIRDDGIDILIDLSGHTGKNRLLMFAAKPAPVQASWIGYPLTTGLQSIDYYLGDQYFTPPNELGDQFSEKLLLLPACVPFLPSKLAPSVQPAPALTNGYITFGSFNRTNKINRQVIARWARVLRAVPDSKMIVAAMPKSEAPPQLAAWFAEEGIAQERLTFEGRTGMAQFMAIHHRIDICLDAFPYCGSTTTLHALWMGVPTLTTAGPTMPSRAGNMILRQVELDDFIATDEDDLVRKSVAMAANPMLLGAYRFSMRHRLERSVLGKPKLITEGLENGLRIIWQRWCEGLPPVSFEAPVAVPNPPIGL
- a CDS encoding DegT/DnrJ/EryC1/StrS family aminotransferase, which gives rise to MMSAQKNKPVYVTQPLLPPLEDFLPYLETIWNNKILTNGGPFHQQLEQALCDYLGVKHICLFANGTLALMTALQALRINGEVITTPYSFVATAHSLLWNNIKPVFADIEPHSLNLDPTRIEAAITPQTTAIMPVHCYGRPCDIEAIEKIADNYNLKVIYDAAHAFGVRHRGGSVLNHGDLSVISFHATKIFNTFEGGAIVCPDAKTKQRIDHLKNFGFVDEVTVVAAGINGKMSEINAAFGLLQLKGIDGARQKRKAIDAHYRQQLAGIPGITCLQQGEGEATNHAYFPILVGPGYPLSRDALFQLLRDQEIYARRYFYPLISDFPMYRGMPSAAHANLPVARLASSQVICLPIYPDLEMATVDAIIAMIAAPALQQEPLRNIA
- a CDS encoding acetyltransferase, with the protein product MQISTETNFSGVAENHPWSAQFTVLGYTDGAISTLPHQFFRNWLDQEPENGHFYIGRGSCFGVGSIVKYDSGQQSLCVGRYVAGGSRLSFILNGQHEMRTISTYMLSILGGGLKNVPPPQYADTVIKNDVWIGDEVMVLGGSVIENGCIIGARALLPPNFRSEPYGIYAGSPARLVRYRFTEKVRAALLELAWWEMPLEWVRNNNAMFMEDLCADEVQALLVIDILKSSRKQWEAEHGGVAD
- a CDS encoding flagellin codes for the protein MLSLHTNAASLSAQNSISNTQSKLSTSMTRLSTGFRINSAMDDAAGLQIATRLKAQTSGMTVAMNNTQNSTSLLQTAEGAFAEVTNMLVRMKDLATQASDASSTANDKTAMQAEYNALGQELYNVMTNTTFGGTKLLGDGSAAAKGTLSASMTFQIGASSSETMGFDVSSNLSTLNTALSGLSANFSSGASTGATELTASANATIGLLATAIDSVSTVRSALGATANRLDHVNTNLSNIATNTKAATGRIMDTDFATESSNMTSSQMLLQAGTAMLKQSNSMSSMVMSLLQ
- a CDS encoding flagellin; its protein translation is MLSLHTNAASLSAQNSISNTQSKLSTSMTRLSTGFRINSAMDDAAGLQIATRLKAQTSGMTVAMNNTQNSTSLLQTAEGAFAEVTNMLVRMKDLATQASDASSTANDKTAMQAEYNALGQELYNVMTNTTFGGTKLLGDGAAAASGTLSTSMTFQIGASSTEKMSFDVSGNLTALNAALTGLSKNFSSAASTGATELTATANATIGLLATAIDSVSTVRSALGATANRLDHVNTNLSNIATNTKAATGRIMDTDFATESSNMTSSQMLLQAGTAMLKQSNSMSSMVMSLLQ
- a CDS encoding flagellin; the encoded protein is MLSIHTNTAALSAQRAMGWAQQMLSTSMTRLSTGFRINSAMDDAAGLQIATRLSAQTSGMAVAMRNTQNSTSLLQTAEGAFGEVTSMLVRMKDLATQAADASSSQKDRDAMQGEYDALGAELYNVMTNTRYGGTLLLGNGSAGKGTLSQAMTFQIGATGSETMQFNVAGDMAGLDAALQAISVNFAPGATPGSEFTSNSSANGMIDLLAAAVDKVGSVRSALGATANRLGHIYNNLSNMVTNTKAAIGRIMDVDYAAESANMTSAQMLLQASTAMLKQSQSMSKLILSLLQ
- a CDS encoding flagellar biosynthesis protein FlhA, with protein sequence MNFLNRVVAEMRRHKFATPLFLLVILAMIILPLPPVLLDILFTFNIVLALIVILVSVSAKRPLDFSVFPTVILATTMLRLTLNVASTRVVLLHGHTGADAAGKVIEAFGNVVIGGNFVVGIVVFVILMIINFAVVTKGAERISEVSARFTLDALPGKQMAIDADLNAGLINQEKAQIRRKDVAAEADFYGAMDGASKFVRGDAVASILILIINMVGGVAIGSLMHDLSFGDAFRQYALLTIGDGLVAQIPALLLSAAAAILVTRISDSGDFEQQVAGQVLTSPTVIYSAAGMMVALALIPGMPWFMFMTFAAVLAFVAWRLTKRVKGPDAAGMAAIEAALRDERPAELEWQQLPAVQPLMVMLGYKLVGMVDKTQGEPLNKRVKGVRQSLSEAMGLLLPNIGVRDDLALKPSQYAIVLSGTVVAQAEVQADRLMAIPSPNVYGQLDGIPGIEPAYGMPVTWIEPSEKAHALGLGYQVIEAPSVIATHLSKMVREYLPELFRHEDVSNLMERLTALSPKLAGALDKALTHTQLLRVFRVLLAENVSLKDIVPIATTLLDSSETTKDPILLAAEVRCALRRQIVSSLFGQKMEMQAFNLGGELENMLLGSLNQARQAGKVTLDNYPIDPHLLSQLQVNMPVAREQMKQQATPPLLLVLPQIRPLLARYARLFAPGLHVLSYNEIPENREVSIIGTVG